The DNA window GGAGCCCTCCCGCGGCACGCAACAACAAATATAATTATTTGCATGCGACACCGGCCCGCCGCCGGTTCAGTTGCCCGGATCGGCCATGGTACGGGCCAGGTATTTCTGGAAATGCTCGTCGCCCTCATAGCCACGGTCGAGCACCCATTGCAGGAGCGCCCGCGTCGTGCCCTTGCCGAAGGCCCCGGGCATGGTGACCACCGCCGCCTGCGCCGCCGTCGTCCCGCCCTCGGGCGCGGTCTCGGGCATGAACATCATCGTCGGCGTGAACATCACCCCCCAGCGGCGCGCCATCTCCTTCTCGGTCAGCACGGTGCCGTCGAAATCGGTCACCTCGACATCGCCGAAGAGGTTCATCTGCACGACGAAGTAATGCTCGCGGATCAGCGCCCCGATCCCGGGATCGGGAAACACCTCCTCATGCATGCGGGTGCAGTAGATGCAGCCGCGCTGTTCCCAGATCACCAGCATCCGCCGGTTCCCGGCCGCCGCCTCGGCCAGATCCTCGCGCATGTCGCGAAAGGTCTCGCGCAGCCAGTC is part of the Rhodovulum sp. MB263 genome and encodes:
- a CDS encoding thioredoxin family protein; the encoded protein is MRLTTLLAAGFVALAGPALAVPMGDDGLHKPDWLRETFRDMREDLAEAAAGNRRMLVIWEQRGCIYCTRMHEEVFPDPGIGALIREHYFVVQMNLFGDVEVTDFDGTVLTEKEMARRWGVMFTPTMMFMPETAPEGGTTAAQAAVVTMPGAFGKGTTRALLQWVLDRGYEGDEHFQKYLARTMADPGN